One window of Deltaproteobacteria bacterium genomic DNA carries:
- the trpC gene encoding indole-3-glycerol phosphate synthase TrpC, with product MWLGKILKYKQEELEAIKRKRSLKDVRLQAEDQERARGFADSLTHPSGPPSPARGEGNKAWIIAEIKKASPSAGLLRPEYDPIGIAQMYEENGASAISILTDRHFFQGDLSDLTKVRQVVRLPVLRKDFIFDEYQIYEARGAGADAVLLIVRLLEGSQLEDYLALAHGLGMAALVEVHDENDLNRAVSSGAGLIGVNNRDLDSLKTDVAVTERLAPKAPKESLLVSESGISTRKEVERLQKVGVNCFLIGESLLREKEPGQALKGLLSPPCPSP from the coding sequence ATGTGGCTGGGTAAAATTTTAAAATACAAACAGGAAGAACTGGAGGCGATTAAGAGAAAGAGATCTCTTAAAGATGTAAGGCTCCAGGCGGAGGATCAAGAGAGAGCACGGGGGTTTGCGGATTCCCTCACCCACCCTTCGGGTCCCCCCTCTCCCGCAAGGGGAGAGGGTAACAAGGCTTGGATCATTGCCGAGATAAAAAAGGCCTCTCCGTCGGCAGGGCTCCTTCGACCGGAGTATGATCCGATCGGCATCGCACAAATGTATGAAGAGAACGGGGCCTCCGCGATCTCTATTCTGACCGATCGGCATTTTTTTCAAGGGGATCTCTCGGATCTCACAAAGGTCCGTCAGGTCGTCAGGCTGCCTGTTTTAAGGAAAGACTTCATCTTTGATGAGTATCAGATTTATGAGGCACGAGGAGCCGGTGCTGATGCGGTTCTCTTGATTGTGCGCCTTCTGGAGGGCTCCCAGCTTGAGGATTATCTTGCCTTGGCCCACGGTCTGGGGATGGCGGCGCTCGTGGAGGTTCACGATGAAAACGATTTGAATCGTGCCGTTTCGTCGGGTGCCGGACTGATCGGTGTCAACAACCGTGATCTCGATTCCCTGAAGACGGATGTTGCGGTGACGGAGCGGCTCGCCCCGAAGGCCCCGAAAGAATCGCTTCTTGTCTCCGAATCGGGCATTTCAACAAGAAAAGAGGTTGAAAGATTGCAAAAGGTGGGGGTGAACTGTTTTTTGATAGGGGAGTCGTTGCTTCGAGAAAAAGAGCCGGGACAAGCCCTAAAGGGCTTATTATCCCCACCCTGTCCCTCCCCTTAA
- a CDS encoding phosphoribosylanthranilate isomerase, producing MVKVKICGITNLDDALDAVEFGADALGFNFWPDSPRFIQPGQAKKMMEDLPPSVWRVGVFVNEAYEKVRDIAVDLALDYVQFHGDELPSYCDQFATPHWKGFRLRSEADLELMKKYHCDYFLVDSCIEKMYGGTGVTGNWELARKAKEFGKIFLAGGLTPENVQTAIRVVRPAGVDVATGVEETPGRKNRFKLEEFITKAKGVS from the coding sequence ATGGTTAAGGTCAAGATCTGCGGCATTACTAATTTGGATGATGCCCTCGATGCGGTGGAGTTTGGTGCCGATGCCTTAGGATTCAACTTCTGGCCCGATTCACCACGTTTCATCCAGCCGGGGCAGGCCAAGAAAATGATGGAGGATCTCCCCCCCTCTGTCTGGAGGGTCGGGGTCTTTGTGAATGAGGCGTATGAGAAGGTTCGGGATATCGCTGTGGACCTTGCCCTTGATTACGTCCAGTTTCATGGGGATGAACTCCCCTCCTACTGTGACCAGTTTGCTACCCCGCATTGGAAGGGGTTTCGCCTGAGAAGTGAAGCAGATCTTGAACTCATGAAAAAATATCATTGTGATTACTTCCTCGTCGATTCTTGCATCGAAAAGATGTACGGTGGAACCGGTGTTACTGGGAACTGGGAGTTGGCACGAAAGGCAAAGGAATTCGGCAAGATTTTCCTGGCGGGGGGGCTGACGCCGGAGAACGTGCAGACCGCGATTCGTGTGGTCCGACCGGCGGGAGTTGATGTGGCAACCGGTGTCGAGGAGACACCGGGGAGAAAGAACCGGTTCAAGTTAGAGGAGTTTATTACGAAGGCAAAGGGTGTGTCATAA
- the trpB gene encoding tryptophan synthase subunit beta: MWKKRNYWEGALMKGHFGTFGGQFVAETLMPALKELELAYEKVAKSASFKKRYHELARTYVGRPTPLYHARHLSEKLKGAQIFLKREDLCHTGAHKINNTLGQCLLAKEMGKQRVIAETGAGQHGVATATMAALLGQECEVYMGEEDIQRQSPNVFRMKILGAKVIPVLSGSRTLKDALNEALRDWITNIRTTHYCIGSVAGPHPYPTMVRDFQSVIGKETKRQLTKTPDYLIACVGGGSNAIGLFYPFLKERHVRMFGVEAAGAATLCKGRVGVLHGSKSYLLQNSEGQVNETHSISAGLDYPGVGPEHSFLKTTGRVHYVTVNDRQAMEGFSLLTETEGIIPALESSHAIYYAGRLARRLPRNKVIVVNLSGRGDKDLATAARYLGLCHA; encoded by the coding sequence ATGTGGAAAAAGAGAAATTATTGGGAGGGGGCGTTAATGAAAGGTCACTTTGGTACGTTTGGTGGCCAATTCGTCGCCGAGACACTCATGCCGGCCTTGAAGGAACTCGAGTTGGCCTACGAGAAGGTAGCCAAGTCAGCTTCTTTCAAAAAAAGATACCATGAGCTGGCCCGGACCTACGTCGGTCGTCCAACGCCGCTCTATCATGCGCGACATCTCTCTGAAAAACTGAAAGGGGCCCAGATTTTTCTGAAAAGGGAGGACCTCTGCCACACGGGCGCCCACAAGATCAACAACACGCTCGGTCAGTGTCTGCTTGCGAAAGAGATGGGGAAGCAGAGGGTCATTGCCGAGACGGGAGCGGGGCAGCATGGTGTAGCAACGGCGACGATGGCCGCCCTGCTGGGACAGGAGTGCGAGGTCTACATGGGAGAAGAGGACATCCAGCGCCAGTCGCCGAATGTTTTCAGGATGAAAATCCTTGGTGCAAAGGTGATCCCGGTTTTGTCAGGCTCAAGGACCCTGAAGGACGCCCTCAATGAGGCGCTTCGCGATTGGATCACGAATATCCGGACGACGCATTATTGCATCGGCTCTGTGGCCGGTCCTCATCCTTACCCGACCATGGTGCGTGATTTTCAATCGGTTATCGGAAAAGAGACAAAAAGGCAGCTTACGAAAACCCCTGATTATCTCATCGCCTGTGTGGGAGGAGGCTCCAACGCGATCGGTCTTTTTTATCCTTTTTTGAAAGAGCGTCATGTCAGAATGTTTGGGGTTGAGGCGGCTGGGGCGGCGACCCTTTGCAAGGGGCGGGTTGGTGTGCTTCATGGCTCCAAGTCGTACCTCCTCCAAAACAGCGAAGGGCAGGTGAATGAGACCCACTCCATTTCTGCCGGTCTCGATTATCCGGGAGTAGGACCGGAACATAGTTTTCTAAAAACAACCGGCAGGGTTCACTATGTGACGGTCAACGACCGACAGGCGATGGAGGGATTTTCTCTTTTGACTGAGACAGAGGGGATCATCCCGGCGCTTGAGTCATCCCATGCTATTTATTACGCGGGTCGCCTTGCGAGACGTCTGCCCCGAAACAAGGTCATTGTGGTCAATCTCTCCGGACGGGGGGATAAGGATCTTGCGACAGCAGCGAGGTATTTGGGGTTATGTCACGCATAA
- a CDS encoding tryptophan synthase subunit alpha → MSRINLKFWELKAQKKKALIPFIVAGTPSLNITKKLILALEKVGADIIELGVPFSDPMADGPVIQRASEKSLAAGTSLKKILGLIRDVRRETEIPILLMGYYNPILSYGLRRYAVDAARAGVDATLVVDLPPEESLELDRELKRVGIDLIYLLAPTSGRERIRLVAKRGRGFIYFVSMTGVTGSRLKNRPEIKGHVALIRRHTGLPIAVGFGVKSPSDARQVARLADGVVIGSELVRRISSSSHPLRAAGSFLSAIGKI, encoded by the coding sequence ATGTCACGCATAAATTTAAAGTTTTGGGAGCTTAAAGCGCAGAAAAAAAAGGCGCTGATTCCGTTTATTGTGGCCGGCACTCCTTCTCTTAACATCACCAAGAAGCTGATCTTGGCCCTCGAAAAGGTGGGGGCCGACATCATCGAACTCGGTGTCCCTTTTTCCGACCCGATGGCGGATGGTCCGGTGATCCAGAGGGCGAGTGAGAAGTCACTCGCTGCCGGGACAAGTTTAAAAAAGATCCTCGGCCTTATCAGAGACGTTCGAAGAGAGACAGAGATTCCGATCTTGCTCATGGGATATTACAACCCGATTCTCTCCTACGGTCTCCGACGTTATGCGGTTGATGCCGCGCGTGCCGGGGTTGATGCGACATTGGTGGTTGATCTCCCCCCTGAAGAATCTCTCGAATTGGATCGTGAGTTAAAGAGGGTTGGGATTGATCTGATTTATCTCCTGGCCCCCACGTCAGGAAGGGAACGGATCCGGCTTGTCGCCAAGAGGGGGAGGGGATTTATCTATTTCGTTTCAATGACCGGTGTGACCGGTTCACGACTTAAAAACCGGCCGGAGATCAAAGGCCACGTGGCGTTGATACGTCGCCACACAGGTCTTCCGATTGCCGTTGGCTTTGGTGTGAAATCCCCCTCTGACGCGAGACAGGTCGCGCGCCTTGCCGATGGTGTTGTTATCGGGAGTGAGTTGGTGAGGAGGATCTCATCGTCATCTCACCCCCTTCGTGCCGCGGGCTCTTTTTTGAGTGCAATCGGAAAGATCTAG
- a CDS encoding leucine--tRNA ligase — protein MTTLYHPHEIEPKWQNVWEEQKVFKVTEDPSRKKYYCLEMLPYPSGRIHMGHVRNYSIGDVVARYKRMRGFNVLHPMGWDAFGMPAENAAIAHKTHPAQWTQQNIRTMKSQLQRMGFSYDWDREIATSEPDYYKWEQLLFLRLYEKRLAYKKRSFVNWCDSCQTVLANEQVEGGKCWRCDSTILLRPLEQWFLKITAYARELREETHKLKGWPEKVLAMQREWIGESEGAMVRFPIEESPKESIEIFTTRPDTLFGVTFLSLAAEHPLVLELSKGASQEAEVRRFIEKVARIDRTKRLAGEYEKEGVFTGATCLHPLNNRRLPIYAANFVLMEYGTGAVMAVPAHDQRDFEFARKYGLPIEVVIQPSATEPLHPQTMKEAYVEPGVMANSGRFDGIPSETAKGQIVASLGSCGEKSTIYKLRDWGISRQRYWGAPIPILYCPNCGEVPVPEKDLPVVLPTDVAFTGTGGSPLKKVESFLKTPCPNCPGTATRETDTMDTFMESSWYFLRYCSPHHDRGMFDPKQVDYWMPVDQYIGGVEHAVLHLLYARFFSKVLRDIGWHHLSEPFENLLTQGMVIKDGAKMSKSKGNVVDPDALIEKYGADTVRFFSLFAAPPEKDLDWSESGVEGGVRFLRRVWTLMDRLISKGEFAERESPEEKRKVHQTIKKVTGDLEEFHFNTAIASLMELHNFFHDSKIVPSKKSLETFILLLTPFVPHFCEELWRLLGRQELVSTASWPSYEEEAVRAERVTFVVQVNGTLRARLEVAVGLSEEAVRELALKEENVVKHLARKKVVKTIFVPNRLMNLVVQ, from the coding sequence ATGACAACCCTCTACCATCCTCACGAAATAGAGCCGAAATGGCAGAACGTTTGGGAAGAGCAGAAGGTCTTTAAGGTAACAGAAGATCCTTCCCGCAAGAAATATTATTGTCTTGAGATGCTTCCCTATCCCTCCGGTCGAATCCACATGGGGCATGTCCGAAATTATTCGATCGGCGATGTAGTCGCTCGCTACAAGAGGATGAGGGGGTTCAACGTCCTTCACCCGATGGGCTGGGATGCGTTCGGGATGCCTGCGGAGAATGCGGCCATTGCCCACAAAACCCACCCCGCTCAATGGACCCAACAGAATATCCGGACGATGAAGAGTCAGCTCCAACGGATGGGGTTTTCCTACGATTGGGACCGCGAGATAGCGACCTCGGAACCGGATTACTACAAATGGGAGCAGCTCCTCTTTCTGAGGCTCTACGAAAAACGATTGGCCTACAAGAAGAGGTCATTCGTCAATTGGTGTGATTCCTGTCAGACCGTTCTGGCCAATGAGCAGGTGGAGGGGGGAAAATGCTGGCGTTGCGATTCGACGATCCTGCTCCGCCCCTTGGAGCAGTGGTTTTTGAAGATCACCGCGTATGCCAGGGAACTTCGTGAAGAGACCCATAAACTCAAGGGCTGGCCGGAAAAGGTTCTTGCGATGCAACGGGAGTGGATTGGGGAGAGTGAGGGGGCGATGGTTCGCTTTCCCATCGAGGAGAGCCCAAAGGAATCGATAGAAATTTTTACGACACGACCGGATACCCTTTTTGGAGTCACCTTTCTTTCACTTGCTGCGGAACATCCCCTTGTTCTGGAACTGTCCAAAGGCGCCTCTCAGGAGGCAGAGGTTAGAAGGTTTATTGAGAAGGTTGCCAGGATCGATCGCACCAAAAGGCTTGCGGGAGAGTATGAAAAAGAGGGGGTTTTTACCGGCGCCACCTGTCTCCATCCGCTGAACAATCGCCGTCTGCCAATTTACGCCGCCAACTTTGTCCTCATGGAGTACGGGACCGGGGCCGTCATGGCGGTCCCGGCGCACGACCAGAGGGATTTTGAGTTTGCCAGAAAATATGGTCTGCCGATTGAGGTCGTGATCCAGCCTTCCGCCACGGAACCGCTTCATCCTCAAACGATGAAAGAGGCGTATGTTGAACCGGGTGTCATGGCAAATTCCGGGCGGTTCGATGGAATCCCCTCCGAAACGGCGAAGGGCCAGATTGTGGCGAGTCTGGGATCCTGCGGAGAGAAATCGACGATCTACAAGCTTCGTGACTGGGGGATCAGTCGTCAACGATACTGGGGGGCACCGATTCCGATCCTCTACTGCCCCAATTGCGGTGAGGTTCCGGTGCCTGAGAAGGACCTGCCGGTTGTTCTTCCGACGGATGTCGCGTTTACGGGGACTGGCGGGTCGCCGCTCAAAAAGGTGGAATCTTTTCTTAAGACACCCTGTCCCAACTGTCCCGGGACGGCGACGCGGGAGACCGACACGATGGATACCTTCATGGAATCCTCCTGGTATTTTCTCCGGTATTGCTCGCCTCATCATGACCGGGGGATGTTCGATCCAAAACAGGTCGATTACTGGATGCCGGTCGATCAATACATTGGTGGTGTGGAGCATGCGGTGCTTCACCTCCTCTATGCCCGTTTCTTTTCAAAGGTGCTTCGGGATATCGGCTGGCACCATCTGAGCGAGCCTTTTGAAAACCTCCTGACGCAAGGGATGGTGATCAAGGATGGGGCCAAGATGAGCAAGTCGAAGGGGAACGTTGTTGATCCGGATGCGTTGATCGAAAAATACGGTGCGGATACCGTCAGGTTCTTCTCCCTGTTTGCCGCTCCTCCGGAAAAGGATCTTGATTGGAGTGAATCCGGTGTGGAAGGGGGGGTGCGTTTTTTAAGAAGGGTCTGGACCCTGATGGACCGGCTTATTTCTAAGGGAGAGTTTGCCGAGCGGGAATCCCCGGAAGAAAAGAGAAAGGTTCACCAGACGATCAAGAAGGTGACCGGGGATCTTGAAGAATTCCATTTTAACACGGCGATCGCCTCGCTCATGGAACTGCACAATTTTTTTCATGACTCAAAAATTGTTCCCTCGAAGAAGAGCCTCGAAACTTTCATCCTGTTGCTCACCCCCTTTGTCCCCCATTTTTGTGAGGAGCTCTGGCGCCTTTTGGGCCGCCAGGAGCTGGTCAGTACCGCCTCGTGGCCCTCCTATGAAGAGGAGGCGGTTCGGGCGGAGAGAGTGACCTTTGTCGTTCAGGTGAACGGGACCCTGCGTGCGCGGCTTGAAGTTGCTGTTGGGTTGTCCGAGGAGGCGGTTCGGGAGCTGGCCTTGAAAGAGGAAAACGTCGTTAAACACCTGGCCAGAAAAAAGGTTGTAAAGACGATCTTTGTTCCCAATCGCCTCATGAATCTGGTGGTCCAGTGA
- the holA gene encoding DNA polymerase III subunit delta produces MIYVLTGDPFLTERSLKNLKVKLLGQELVTPDSMRVMGGDELEARDLLESARSLSLFSKKAVLIVRGAEDIRKEELERLKGHVQELVNGGELVFVAEKLDRKISFWQEVVSVAKWQELKALYPREIPAWIKAECEKRGKQVSPAAASFLAERYGAELGLLSSTLEKAFLLMPDQPEISLELARECCESITWKSLFELSDAVGSKNLPRALQLFRQMTLSGESEVGLLALLARHFRILKKVKETGQGAPPYFLPQYQRQASSFSHEKLMQAHERFFRIDWDLKSSPLPQKILLEKLLLNLCQ; encoded by the coding sequence GTGATTTACGTCCTGACGGGAGACCCTTTTCTGACAGAGCGGTCCCTAAAAAATCTCAAGGTGAAACTTCTTGGCCAGGAGTTGGTGACACCTGACAGCATGCGGGTCATGGGAGGTGATGAACTGGAGGCTCGTGATCTCCTCGAATCGGCCCGTTCTCTCTCTCTGTTTTCAAAAAAAGCTGTTTTGATCGTGCGTGGGGCGGAGGATATCCGGAAAGAGGAACTGGAGAGACTGAAGGGGCATGTCCAGGAATTGGTGAACGGAGGGGAGCTTGTTTTTGTTGCCGAGAAGCTCGACCGCAAAATCAGTTTTTGGCAGGAAGTCGTCTCTGTGGCAAAGTGGCAGGAGCTTAAGGCCCTTTACCCTCGTGAGATTCCAGCCTGGATCAAGGCGGAGTGTGAGAAAAGAGGAAAACAGGTCAGTCCGGCGGCTGCAAGTTTTCTCGCGGAGAGGTATGGGGCGGAGCTTGGGTTGTTATCATCAACACTCGAGAAAGCTTTTTTGCTTATGCCGGATCAGCCGGAGATCAGCCTGGAGCTCGCTCGGGAGTGTTGTGAGTCGATCACCTGGAAGAGCCTGTTTGAACTAAGTGATGCAGTTGGCTCCAAAAATCTCCCCCGGGCACTTCAGCTTTTCCGGCAAATGACGCTGTCTGGAGAGTCGGAGGTGGGGCTCCTGGCGCTTCTGGCGAGACACTTTCGTATTCTCAAAAAGGTAAAGGAAACCGGACAGGGGGCACCCCCTTATTTTCTTCCTCAGTATCAGAGGCAGGCCTCTTCTTTTTCCCATGAAAAACTGATGCAGGCGCACGAACGTTTCTTCCGGATTGATTGGGATCTGAAGAGCTCCCCCTTGCCGCAGAAAATCCTGTTGGAGAAACTTCTTCTCAACCTTTGTCAGTAG
- the rpsT gene encoding 30S ribosomal protein S20 yields the protein MAEQKQAQAASQKKRKLVKGRHRSAIKRHRQSLKRAERNQSVMSEIKNTMKKVLSAVQAKNKAGAETSLREVMSQLSRAATKKIVHRGYASRQTSRLSSLVSSLQS from the coding sequence ATGGCAGAACAGAAACAGGCACAGGCCGCAAGTCAGAAAAAGAGGAAGCTCGTCAAGGGAAGGCATCGCTCCGCCATCAAGAGACACCGGCAGAGCCTGAAGCGAGCTGAGCGGAATCAAAGCGTCATGTCGGAGATTAAGAATACGATGAAGAAGGTTCTCTCTGCCGTCCAAGCAAAAAATAAGGCGGGTGCCGAGACCTCCTTGAGAGAGGTGATGTCCCAACTCTCAAGGGCCGCCACCAAAAAGATTGTCCACCGTGGCTATGCCTCAAGACAGACCTCGCGTCTGTCGAGTCTTGTCTCCTCGTTACAATCCTGA
- a CDS encoding queuosine precursor transporter, with the protein MSMDRPYKYYDLLMATFVTILLCSNIISASKVASIGGFDFGAGILVFPVSYIFGDVLTEVYGYARSRRVVWSGFGALLFASLFSWLIVKLPPAKNWPYQNAYETIFSMTPRIALSSLLAFFAGEFSNSYILARMKILTKGRFLWMRTIGSTFVGEGVDSLIFYPLAFWGLWENELVLKVMATNYLLKVVWEVVLTPVTYRFVNFLKKAEREDFFDRRTDFTPFSLKL; encoded by the coding sequence ATGTCTATGGACAGGCCTTACAAATACTACGATTTATTGATGGCAACCTTCGTCACGATCCTTCTTTGTTCCAACATCATCAGCGCCTCAAAGGTCGCCTCAATTGGCGGATTTGACTTTGGGGCTGGAATCCTTGTTTTTCCCGTCAGCTATATTTTTGGAGATGTCCTGACCGAGGTGTACGGTTATGCCCGGTCACGACGAGTCGTCTGGAGCGGTTTTGGGGCGCTCCTCTTTGCCTCCCTCTTTAGCTGGCTTATCGTGAAACTTCCACCGGCCAAAAACTGGCCCTATCAAAATGCCTATGAAACCATCTTTTCCATGACACCTCGAATCGCCCTCTCTTCACTCCTCGCCTTCTTTGCAGGAGAGTTCTCCAATTCCTATATCCTTGCCCGAATGAAGATCCTGACGAAAGGCCGCTTCTTATGGATGCGAACGATCGGTTCTACCTTCGTCGGGGAAGGGGTCGATTCTCTCATTTTTTACCCGCTCGCCTTCTGGGGGCTCTGGGAAAACGAGCTCGTTCTCAAGGTGATGGCGACCAACTATCTCCTGAAAGTTGTCTGGGAGGTCGTTCTAACACCGGTCACCTATCGTTTTGTTAATTTTCTTAAAAAAGCCGAACGGGAAGATTTCTTTGACCGCCGTACCGATTTTACCCCCTTTTCACTCAAGCTGTAG
- the murJ gene encoding murein biosynthesis integral membrane protein MurJ: MSEGEILKRAGHVGFFTLISRITGLLRDMAIAYAFGARAVADAFFVAFRIPNLLRRLFAEGALTISFVPVFTETYRRDPEEAKKLANVSWSLLAVVLAGISFLGILLSPWIVRLIAWGFTSDPEKFRLTVFLTRIIFPYIFLVSLAAWAMGVLNSLKHFAAPASSSIFMNLGIIVGALGLSYFTNPPVLGLALGVLLGGIWQLWIHFPFLKKFGFFPKVQWDPSHPGVKKILGMMLPAAFGAAVYQFNVIVITQLASFLPAGAVSYLWYADRIMEFPLGIWGIAMATVLLPSLSDHAAERDYEKLKETLRYGLRMVLFLSIPAAGGLMVLAEPIVRLLFEHGTFSADSTVQTAHALIFFAIGLPFISGVRITSNAFYSVQDSKSPVKTAAVSMGFNLLLALLFMGRMGHNGLALAISLSSFVNLLLQLWVFRRKMGRLGLKAIGWGVLKTSLSTLVMMVFLKFLQGTFFYDVVGGWREAVWLVLLISAGLLSFLGMEFILRGREVQEFFLVLQKRGGKR, translated from the coding sequence ATGAGTGAGGGGGAGATCCTCAAACGTGCCGGTCACGTCGGCTTCTTTACCTTAATCAGCAGGATCACCGGGCTTCTTCGCGATATGGCGATCGCCTATGCCTTTGGGGCCAGGGCAGTGGCCGATGCCTTTTTTGTTGCCTTCCGGATTCCCAACCTTCTCCGGCGCCTATTTGCCGAAGGGGCGTTGACGATCTCCTTTGTTCCCGTCTTTACCGAGACCTACCGGCGTGATCCGGAGGAGGCAAAGAAGCTGGCAAACGTTTCCTGGAGCCTTCTGGCAGTCGTTCTGGCCGGGATTTCCTTTTTGGGGATTTTACTTTCCCCATGGATTGTCCGGCTTATTGCGTGGGGATTTACGTCGGATCCCGAAAAATTTCGGCTGACCGTTTTTCTGACAAGGATCATCTTTCCCTACATTTTTCTCGTCTCACTGGCTGCTTGGGCGATGGGGGTTCTCAATTCCCTCAAGCATTTTGCCGCCCCTGCCTCTTCTTCCATTTTTATGAATCTGGGGATCATCGTGGGGGCGCTGGGGCTGTCTTATTTTACGAATCCCCCTGTTCTCGGGCTTGCCTTGGGGGTCTTGTTAGGGGGGATTTGGCAACTTTGGATCCACTTCCCTTTTTTGAAGAAATTTGGATTTTTTCCGAAGGTTCAGTGGGATCCCTCTCATCCCGGGGTTAAAAAAATTCTTGGAATGATGCTCCCCGCCGCCTTTGGGGCTGCTGTTTATCAGTTTAATGTTATCGTCATTACGCAACTCGCCTCGTTTCTCCCCGCCGGTGCCGTTTCTTACCTCTGGTACGCCGATCGTATCATGGAGTTTCCGCTCGGGATCTGGGGGATTGCAATGGCCACCGTCTTGCTCCCCTCACTTTCGGATCACGCCGCCGAACGGGACTATGAAAAACTCAAAGAGACGCTTCGGTACGGACTTCGGATGGTTCTTTTCCTGTCGATTCCTGCGGCTGGGGGGCTGATGGTACTTGCGGAACCGATCGTTCGTCTTCTTTTTGAGCACGGGACCTTCTCTGCCGACTCGACCGTTCAGACCGCGCATGCCTTGATCTTCTTTGCGATCGGCCTTCCGTTTATCTCAGGGGTTCGGATCACCTCGAATGCCTTTTATTCCGTTCAGGACTCCAAATCTCCCGTCAAGACGGCGGCTGTTTCCATGGGGTTCAATTTGCTTCTTGCACTCCTTTTTATGGGTCGAATGGGTCACAATGGACTTGCGCTTGCGATCAGCCTCTCTTCCTTTGTTAACCTGCTTCTCCAGCTTTGGGTCTTTCGTCGGAAAATGGGCCGTCTCGGTCTTAAGGCCATCGGGTGGGGGGTTTTAAAAACATCACTCTCAACGCTTGTCATGATGGTCTTTCTCAAGTTTTTGCAAGGCACTTTCTTTTACGATGTGGTGGGTGGATGGCGTGAGGCGGTTTGGCTTGTTCTACTTATCAGTGCCGGTCTTCTCTCATTCCTTGGCATGGAATTTATTCTCCGGGGCCGTGAGGTGCAGGAGTTTTTTCTTGTCCTTCAGAAAAGGGGAGGAAAACGGTAA
- a CDS encoding RluA family pseudouridine synthase, translating to MMEKRVLYQDNDLLIVNKPAGTLDPSALLQNDFPEIMKVGGQDHGACHRLDRATSGLLVFARNEETYQKMREMFSKNKVKKEYLALVEGEIKKSGRINWPIGPNPKSSKRVKVYKNLAEARRNKGQEAVTYYAPLKVRGAGVRMTWLRVTLKTGRRHQIRAHLAAIGHPIVGDLLYKGPPANRLYLHACHLEFKQPGTGKTITVFLPFSEGQEKTPAPHGPGE from the coding sequence GTGATGGAGAAAAGGGTGCTCTACCAAGACAACGACCTTCTCATCGTCAATAAACCGGCCGGAACTTTAGATCCATCGGCCCTTCTTCAGAATGACTTTCCGGAGATCATGAAAGTCGGCGGCCAGGATCACGGCGCCTGCCATCGATTGGATAGAGCGACTTCGGGGCTCCTCGTTTTCGCCAGAAACGAAGAGACGTATCAAAAGATGCGAGAGATGTTTTCTAAAAACAAAGTTAAAAAGGAATATCTGGCGCTGGTTGAAGGGGAGATCAAAAAATCAGGAAGGATTAATTGGCCGATTGGACCTAACCCAAAATCATCAAAGAGGGTCAAGGTCTACAAAAACCTTGCGGAGGCAAGGAGGAACAAGGGGCAGGAGGCGGTGACCTACTACGCCCCCCTTAAGGTAAGGGGGGCCGGGGTACGCATGACGTGGCTTCGCGTCACCCTAAAGACAGGGCGCCGCCACCAGATCCGGGCCCACCTGGCGGCAATCGGACATCCGATTGTGGGGGATCTACTCTACAAAGGTCCACCGGCCAATCGTCTCTACCTGCATGCCTGCCACCTTGAATTTAAACAACCGGGTACCGGGAAAACAATTACCGTTTTCCTCCCCTTTTCTGAAGGACAAGAAAAAACTCCTGCACCTCACGGCCCCGGAGAATAA
- a CDS encoding CPBP family intramembrane metalloprotease produces MWIETTLILIGFLTAARLIAQFRDSPFIGGQPHLFIALLLIYVPYLHQRIRRLDLPFFEGSFSELIRSLRCFCLTSLLLFPLFLIANHFYQSLFLETQFREGVIPDIQRLLMTHLFLVALPEEFFFRGWLQPLLSRKLKPLAAIVVTSLLFAFSHSVIQLAWWHFAIFFPGLVFGWLREKTGAITASVLFHTISNLLVAWIGSVYR; encoded by the coding sequence ATGTGGATTGAAACAACACTCATCCTGATCGGATTTCTGACCGCCGCACGTCTTATCGCCCAATTCAGAGATAGCCCCTTTATCGGTGGCCAGCCCCACCTCTTTATAGCCCTCCTGCTTATTTATGTCCCGTACCTCCATCAAAGGATCCGTCGTCTTGATTTGCCCTTTTTTGAAGGTTCCTTCTCCGAGTTGATCCGTTCACTTCGCTGTTTCTGCCTCACGTCGCTTCTGCTCTTCCCCCTCTTTCTGATCGCCAACCATTTCTACCAGTCTCTCTTTTTGGAAACGCAATTTCGGGAGGGGGTCATCCCGGACATTCAACGACTCCTCATGACCCATCTTTTTCTTGTTGCGTTGCCGGAGGAGTTTTTCTTCAGGGGTTGGCTTCAGCCGCTCCTCTCACGAAAACTAAAACCACTTGCCGCCATTGTCGTGACCTCACTCCTGTTTGCCTTTTCCCACAGTGTGATCCAGCTCGCCTGGTGGCACTTCGCCATTTTTTTCCCGGGTCTCGTCTTTGGGTGGCTCCGTGAAAAGACAGGAGCGATCACAGCCTCCGTTCTCTTTCACACGATCAGCAATCTGCTCGTCGCCTGGATTGGGAGTGTGTATCGGTGA